A genomic window from Nosocomiicoccus massiliensis includes:
- a CDS encoding PH domain-containing protein, which translates to MESVDKNLRPYMQLRAVLDGLVIFLLPTIYIFVSYILDFYFKLSVIIYAVLIVLYIVFRVLLRPILYTRITKIGVYDDYLIVKKGFFFIETVLYPIERVQIVKLEKGFIARRFNLAKIELTNAAYTVRLPEIETVRAEKLKDTIITRLKEVDSDV; encoded by the coding sequence ATGGAATCTGTCGATAAAAATCTACGTCCGTATATGCAACTTAGAGCAGTGCTCGATGGATTAGTTATCTTTTTACTTCCGACGATATATATCTTCGTGTCTTATATATTAGATTTTTATTTTAAATTATCAGTGATTATCTATGCCGTATTAATTGTACTCTATATCGTATTTCGTGTTTTATTACGTCCGATTTTATATACGAGAATTACAAAAATCGGTGTATATGACGATTATTTAATCGTTAAAAAAGGCTTTTTCTTTATAGAAACGGTATTGTATCCGATTGAACGTGTACAAATCGTTAAATTAGAAAAAGGATTTATTGCAAGACGATTTAATCTCGCAAAAATAGAATTAACAAATGCTGCATATACCGTTCGTTTACCAGAAATTGAAACGGTTCGGGCCGAGAAACTAAAAGATACGATTATCACGCGTTTAAAAGAGGTGGATAGTGATGTCTAA
- a CDS encoding DEAD/DEAH box helicase, translating to MKFFEALGVSDETILALEEMGFETPTPIQEESIPFALEGRDILGQAQTGTGKTGAFGIPLVETIQRGQGTQALILAPTRELAMQVSEQLKHFSKYKKLKVSVIFGGVSIERQISEVKRHPEIIVGTPGRVIDHIKRRTLKLKHITKFVLDEADEMMNMGFIDDVKFIMDRLPEGNRQTLLFSATMPKAIQELVTRFMDEPKIVKTMNQNQSDPQIEEYYTIVKELEKLDVFVDFLDVHRPKLAIVFGRTKRRVDELTSALIAKGYLAEGLHGDITQSKRLEVLKKFKNDALQILVATDVAARGLDITGVTHVYNFDIPQDAESYTHRIGRTGRAGESGVALTFVNPIEMGYLRLIEETKGKPIRPLRPPFKEEVKAAQAEVMIDKVRKYEGKEIDEEVYELSRKLVETFDPLDIITAFVSEYVNEKEDDAIQLSFEKPLPRRATAKQSGGKRRDYNRGKKGDRNNRRKPQKRDNRDRSNHKKTFKQFMK from the coding sequence TTGAAATTTTTTGAAGCACTAGGTGTAAGTGATGAAACAATACTTGCACTTGAAGAAATGGGGTTTGAAACTCCAACTCCGATTCAAGAGGAGAGTATTCCTTTCGCATTAGAAGGAAGAGACATATTAGGACAAGCACAAACAGGTACAGGAAAAACAGGAGCGTTTGGTATTCCACTCGTTGAAACAATCCAGCGTGGACAAGGAACGCAAGCGTTAATTTTAGCGCCGACAAGAGAACTTGCGATGCAAGTGAGCGAGCAACTTAAACATTTTTCTAAATATAAAAAGTTAAAAGTATCTGTTATTTTCGGAGGCGTATCAATCGAACGCCAAATTTCAGAGGTAAAAAGACACCCTGAAATTATCGTCGGGACTCCAGGACGAGTCATCGACCATATTAAACGTCGTACGTTAAAACTAAAACACATCACTAAATTCGTATTAGACGAAGCGGATGAAATGATGAACATGGGCTTTATCGACGATGTTAAGTTTATAATGGACCGTCTGCCTGAGGGGAATCGTCAAACGTTACTATTCAGTGCAACGATGCCAAAAGCAATTCAAGAACTCGTCACACGTTTCATGGATGAACCGAAAATCGTAAAAACGATGAACCAAAATCAATCAGATCCACAAATTGAAGAGTATTATACGATTGTGAAAGAGTTAGAAAAACTAGACGTATTCGTCGATTTTTTAGACGTTCATCGCCCGAAACTTGCGATCGTATTCGGTCGTACGAAACGTCGTGTAGACGAACTGACGAGTGCATTAATTGCTAAAGGATATTTAGCAGAAGGCCTTCACGGAGATATTACTCAGTCAAAACGACTCGAAGTATTAAAGAAGTTTAAAAATGACGCACTACAAATTTTAGTTGCAACAGACGTTGCTGCACGTGGGCTCGACATTACAGGTGTTACACACGTGTATAACTTTGATATTCCTCAAGACGCTGAAAGTTACACGCACCGTATCGGCCGTACAGGACGTGCTGGTGAAAGTGGTGTCGCGTTAACATTTGTTAACCCAATCGAAATGGGTTACTTACGTCTAATTGAGGAGACGAAAGGTAAACCGATTCGTCCGCTACGTCCACCATTTAAAGAAGAAGTAAAAGCGGCGCAAGCAGAAGTCATGATCGATAAAGTAAGAAAATACGAAGGAAAAGAAATCGACGAAGAAGTATACGAATTATCGAGAAAATTAGTCGAAACGTTCGATCCTTTAGATATTATTACTGCTTTTGTGAGCGAATATGTCAACGAAAAAGAAGACGATGCGATTCAATTATCATTTGAAAAGCCTCTACCAAGACGTGCAACAGCAAAACAGTCTGGTGGAAAACGTCGAGACTATAATCGCGGTAAAAAAGGTGATAGAAACAACCGTCGTAAACCTCAAAAACGCGACAACCGTGACAGATCGAATCATAAGAAGACATTTAAACAATTTATGAAGTAG
- a CDS encoding UDP-N-acetylmuramoyl-tripeptide--D-alanyl-D-alanine ligase, with translation MISLTIKKISELCGGKLNNQAKEIENTKIHGVSIDTRTIDTNNLFAPFVGENVDGHDFILNAIESGACVSLSEKEDVDAPLIIVKDVQKALGDIARGYLNTLNTKVIAITGSNGKTTTKDMVECVLAPHFNVQKTIGNYNNEIGMPLTIFNTKDDTDILILEMGMDNLGDIHYLSSIARPDIAILTNVGESHIEKLGSKENIAKGKYEIVDDLKEDGLFIYSNDYVELENLVKKDTPYEQVTVGLTDKNDLVVTNVKEDKNGVSFTLNGFDYSIPSLGKHNAVNASFAIALSKHFNISESDVKKSLEQLTITNMRMEQHIDETGALIINDAYNASPSSMKSAIDTVRHLDYKNKVLVLGDILELGRYSAQLHESVGAYINEDNNFTHIFTYGEHAKTIHDTIQKENTQHFESIEQLKNSLNSLKDENTVILLKASRGMKLERLISE, from the coding sequence ATGATATCATTAACAATTAAAAAAATCTCCGAACTATGCGGAGGCAAGCTAAACAATCAAGCAAAAGAAATTGAAAATACAAAGATTCACGGAGTTTCAATCGATACGAGAACGATTGATACAAATAATTTGTTTGCACCGTTTGTCGGTGAAAATGTCGATGGACATGATTTTATATTGAATGCGATTGAATCAGGGGCATGTGTTTCTTTATCAGAAAAAGAAGATGTTGATGCACCGCTAATTATAGTAAAGGATGTTCAAAAAGCACTTGGTGACATCGCAAGAGGATATTTAAATACGTTAAATACAAAAGTCATTGCGATTACTGGGTCTAACGGTAAGACGACGACAAAAGATATGGTCGAATGTGTATTAGCACCTCATTTTAACGTTCAAAAAACAATCGGAAACTACAACAATGAAATTGGAATGCCACTGACGATTTTTAATACGAAAGACGATACGGATATTTTGATATTAGAAATGGGAATGGATAATCTTGGTGACATCCATTATCTATCATCTATTGCTCGTCCTGACATTGCGATTTTAACGAACGTTGGAGAATCTCACATTGAAAAGTTAGGGTCTAAAGAAAACATCGCAAAAGGGAAGTATGAAATTGTCGATGATTTAAAAGAGGACGGGTTATTTATCTATTCCAATGACTATGTCGAACTCGAAAATCTTGTTAAAAAAGATACACCTTATGAACAGGTTACAGTCGGTTTAACTGATAAAAATGACCTCGTTGTGACAAACGTTAAAGAAGATAAAAACGGTGTAAGTTTTACACTAAATGGATTTGACTATTCAATTCCGTCACTTGGTAAGCATAACGCCGTTAACGCGAGCTTTGCGATCGCTCTTAGCAAGCATTTTAATATTAGTGAATCGGATGTAAAGAAAAGTTTAGAACAGTTAACGATCACAAATATGCGTATGGAGCAACATATCGATGAGACTGGCGCTTTAATTATTAATGATGCGTATAACGCAAGCCCTTCATCGATGAAAAGTGCAATTGATACAGTACGTCATTTAGATTATAAAAACAAAGTGCTCGTTTTAGGAGATATATTAGAGCTCGGTAGATACAGCGCTCAACTTCATGAATCGGTTGGAGCATATATAAATGAGGATAACAACTTTACACATATCTTCACTTATGGTGAACATGCGAAAACGATTCATGATACGATTCAAAAAGAAAATACACAACATTTCGAGTCGATAGAACAGTTAAAGAATAGTTTAAATTCGTTAAAAGATGAAAATACGGTCATACTATTAAAAGCATCTCGTGGTATGAAACTCGAAAGACTGATCAGTGAATAG
- a CDS encoding FtsW/RodA/SpoVE family cell cycle protein encodes MKLLNQKKYSRQNLNILARIDWTLIFILIMLAAISILIISSAMTSEQYSTNFAQRQLLFYLFGFLIAFILMLIPFHFYKDYIWGIYAFGILSLVFLHFSPFESITPIINGAKSWYQFGFFSVQPSEFMKIIYIMALAYVISQHNKYKIEDDLSLDVKLLGKMAVVSALPMLLVLLQNDLGTTLVMVAIFFGMVLISGISWWLILPVVFVVTTVGVSLILGILYRPDLIDKLGVHAYQFDRIYSWLQPEKYISDSGFQLMNSLISIGSGGITGRGYKDGIIYIPENHTDFIFTIVGEEFGFIGTTFVVIVLLSLLLRLFRISLLTHDSFGGYFIIGFLSLLFFHIFQNIGMTIQLVPITGLPLPFLSYGGSGLWANMVGIGIVLSIYFYELSGKKEARFNK; translated from the coding sequence GTGAAGCTATTGAATCAAAAAAAGTATTCCCGTCAAAATTTAAATATATTAGCTCGTATTGATTGGACACTTATTTTTATACTTATTATGCTCGCAGCGATCAGCATACTCATTATTAGCAGTGCGATGACGAGCGAACAGTATTCAACAAATTTCGCTCAACGACAACTATTATTTTACTTATTTGGATTTTTAATTGCATTTATTTTAATGCTCATTCCGTTCCATTTTTATAAAGATTATATATGGGGTATATATGCTTTTGGTATTTTGAGTTTAGTGTTTCTACACTTTTCTCCATTTGAAAGTATTACTCCAATTATTAACGGTGCAAAAAGTTGGTATCAGTTCGGTTTTTTTAGTGTTCAGCCTTCTGAATTTATGAAAATCATATATATTATGGCACTTGCATACGTCATCAGCCAACATAACAAATATAAGATTGAAGACGACTTATCATTAGACGTTAAATTACTCGGTAAAATGGCAGTTGTTTCCGCATTACCAATGTTGTTAGTACTATTACAAAACGACTTAGGAACGACACTCGTCATGGTTGCGATATTCTTTGGAATGGTCCTCATATCTGGGATTAGTTGGTGGCTTATTTTACCCGTCGTATTTGTCGTTACGACAGTCGGTGTGTCACTGATACTCGGTATTTTATATCGACCAGATTTAATCGATAAACTCGGAGTACACGCGTATCAATTCGATAGAATTTACTCTTGGCTACAACCAGAAAAATACATTTCTGACAGTGGTTTCCAACTGATGAACTCACTCATTTCAATCGGATCAGGTGGAATTACAGGTCGTGGCTATAAGGACGGTATAATTTATATTCCTGAAAACCACACGGACTTTATATTTACAATCGTCGGTGAAGAGTTCGGTTTTATTGGAACGACTTTTGTAGTCATCGTATTACTCTCATTATTACTACGACTGTTTAGAATTTCACTGTTAACACACGACAGTTTCGGTGGATACTTTATAATCGGATTTTTATCGTTACTGTTTTTCCATATATTCCAAAATATCGGAATGACGATTCAACTCGTACCGATCACTGGATTACCGTTACCATTTTTAAGTTACGGTGGTAGTGGTTTATGGGCAAACATGGTCGGAATTGGTATTGTACTTAGTATTTATTTTTATGAATTATCTGGTAAAAAAGAAGCTCGATTTAACAAATAA
- a CDS encoding Lmo0850 family protein, with protein MKQNDTSKLKDAVRVLKELGIKVSVAPSRLEIMNRISKVEQLRLNENNI; from the coding sequence ATGAAACAAAATGACACATCCAAACTAAAAGATGCGGTTCGAGTATTGAAAGAACTTGGCATCAAAGTATCTGTTGCCCCTTCAAGACTAGAAATTATGAATCGTATTTCGAAAGTAGAACAGTTAAGATTAAACGAGAATAATATTTAA
- the cls gene encoding cardiolipin synthase: MNISQSVADFFSSLSYATIFTFIILLINFVLAIGMIFWERKSAQSVWAWLFVLFFIPIIGFILYVLFGRTIYNKEIFKISEEDKIGLESLVTEQLEDIKMDKLTLPSEEAKKHRKLIHMLLNNNQSFITSNNKVETFYETTEFFDQMIHDIENAKDHIHFQFYIFRLDSLGQRIYDALLKKQKEGVDVKILYDDMGSRTLKLRNFKELRDYGGKVEAFFPSRLSLINPRMNNRNHRKNIVIDGKIAYTGGTNVGEEYIGLSKKFGYWRDTHIRVQGNAVKSLQLRFMLDWNSHATRDNLKHHPRYFPEIPVVGDTTMQIAASGPDEEWEQIKYGYLKMIYSAKKSIYIQSPYFIPDQSMREAIKIALLSGVEVNIMIPPFPDHPFVYWGTYHNVGELAMIGASVYIYERGFLHQKVMIIDDEVVSIGSCNMDNRSYALNFEVNAFIFDEKEAIKNRLQFEKDALHSRILSPEVYQSRSKWIKFKEAIANLIAPIL; encoded by the coding sequence ATGAATATATCTCAATCCGTTGCTGATTTTTTCTCATCACTTTCGTATGCAACGATTTTTACATTTATCATCTTACTCATTAACTTCGTACTCGCAATTGGTATGATCTTTTGGGAGCGTAAAAGTGCTCAAAGTGTTTGGGCATGGCTATTTGTCCTCTTCTTCATACCAATTATCGGATTTATTTTATATGTCTTATTCGGTCGTACGATATACAATAAAGAAATTTTTAAAATATCCGAAGAAGATAAAATTGGTCTTGAATCACTCGTTACAGAGCAACTCGAAGATATTAAGATGGACAAGCTAACACTTCCGTCAGAAGAAGCTAAAAAACATCGTAAACTGATCCATATGTTATTAAACAATAATCAGTCATTCATAACGTCTAATAACAAAGTAGAGACATTTTATGAAACGACAGAGTTTTTTGATCAGATGATACATGATATAGAAAATGCAAAAGACCATATTCACTTTCAATTTTATATTTTTAGATTAGATTCACTTGGCCAAAGAATTTACGACGCCCTACTTAAAAAGCAAAAAGAAGGGGTTGACGTTAAAATTTTATATGACGACATGGGCTCACGTACTTTAAAACTTAGAAACTTTAAAGAGTTACGTGATTACGGCGGAAAAGTTGAAGCATTCTTCCCAAGTCGTCTCTCTCTTATAAACCCTCGTATGAATAACCGTAATCACCGTAAAAACATTGTTATAGACGGTAAAATTGCATATACGGGAGGTACAAATGTCGGAGAAGAATATATCGGTTTGAGTAAAAAATTTGGCTACTGGAGAGACACGCATATTCGAGTTCAAGGAAACGCTGTAAAATCTCTACAACTACGTTTTATGCTTGACTGGAACTCTCACGCAACGCGTGACAATTTAAAACACCATCCACGTTACTTCCCAGAAATTCCAGTCGTTGGTGATACGACGATGCAAATCGCAGCAAGTGGTCCAGATGAAGAATGGGAGCAAATTAAATACGGTTACTTAAAAATGATCTACTCAGCTAAAAAGTCTATATACATTCAGTCACCGTACTTTATACCTGACCAATCGATGAGAGAAGCGATTAAAATCGCACTCCTGTCAGGCGTCGAAGTTAACATTATGATCCCACCATTTCCTGACCATCCATTCGTATACTGGGGGACGTATCATAACGTTGGAGAGCTTGCGATGATAGGAGCAAGCGTCTACATTTATGAGCGTGGTTTCCTACATCAAAAAGTAATGATAATCGATGACGAAGTCGTATCGATTGGATCATGTAATATGGATAACAGAAGTTACGCACTAAACTTCGAAGTCAACGCGTTTATATTCGATGAAAAAGAAGCGATAAAAAATAGACTTCAATTTGAAAAAGATGCGCTACATTCACGCATACTTTCACCGGAAGTCTATCAATCTAGAAGTAAGTGGATTAAATTTAAAGAAGCAATCGCAAATTTAATTGCACCGATACTATAA
- the yidC gene encoding membrane protein insertase YidC, with amino-acid sequence MAKKWLLPLTMGLVLFLAGCDYSKPENRDGFFFNTFVQPMDNLLHWLGDHLNHNYGLAIIVLTLIVRLIIFPFMMKTYKNQMLMREKMKIVKPEMEDIQRRMKVATTQEEKMAVQQEMMALYKKHDINPLNVGCLPILIQMPIVMALFFALKYPSEGGITKYPEFLWMDLTERSFIMIAIAVLVYAVQAYVSMMFLPEEQQKQMRLFMFISPLMILWISVISPSALPLYWAVGGAFLILQTIIGNLYYRKKVDEEMAPILAAHEKELAEKERKSQGAKVLPNKNKKKK; translated from the coding sequence ATGGCTAAAAAATGGCTGTTACCGTTAACGATGGGCCTCGTCTTGTTTTTAGCAGGGTGTGACTACTCGAAGCCTGAAAACAGAGATGGTTTTTTCTTTAATACATTTGTTCAACCAATGGACAACTTACTTCATTGGCTTGGAGATCACTTAAACCATAACTATGGTCTTGCGATTATCGTATTAACGTTAATCGTGCGCTTAATCATCTTCCCATTCATGATGAAAACATATAAAAATCAAATGTTGATGCGTGAGAAGATGAAGATTGTTAAACCAGAAATGGAAGACATTCAGCGCCGTATGAAAGTTGCGACGACGCAAGAAGAAAAAATGGCTGTTCAACAAGAGATGATGGCGTTATATAAGAAACACGATATTAACCCATTAAATGTTGGATGTCTACCAATCTTAATTCAAATGCCAATCGTTATGGCGTTATTCTTCGCTTTAAAATATCCATCAGAAGGTGGTATTACTAAATATCCAGAATTCTTATGGATGGACTTAACAGAGCGCAGTTTCATTATGATTGCGATCGCGGTACTCGTATACGCGGTTCAAGCATACGTATCTATGATGTTCTTACCAGAAGAACAACAAAAGCAAATGCGATTATTTATGTTTATTTCGCCACTGATGATTCTGTGGATTTCGGTGATTTCACCATCTGCCTTACCATTATACTGGGCAGTCGGTGGTGCGTTCTTAATCCTTCAAACGATTATCGGTAACTTATATTACCGTAAAAAGGTCGATGAAGAAATGGCGCCGATTTTAGCAGCACACGAAAAAGAACTTGCAGAAAAAGAAAGAAAATCACAAGGTGCAAAAGTATTACCGAATAAAAACAAAAAGAAGAAATAA
- the thiD gene encoding bifunctional hydroxymethylpyrimidine kinase/phosphomethylpyrimidine kinase — protein sequence MTLPIVLTVSSYDPTGGSGVNADLKAFQNLGVYGMSAITSLTAQNSSGIKDVLEIPDDFLEEQLKSIFDDTIPFAMKSGMITSIPMIEMLTKYVKQYHIPFVVDPYIFTRDGQRIISEETTSVLKQQLLHHAAVVTPNINEAKSLTGIDIETEKDIETAAKIFLREIGVKAVIINDSNMTGEACDYLYTKTTSLKLTEAIVQTKNKRGSGSTFSAVITAEIAKGNSLEDAFRKAKRYVTAGLKNSLDIGKKNGPLNHFIDITSFV from the coding sequence ATGACATTACCAATTGTGCTCACTGTGTCGAGCTATGATCCAACAGGAGGGTCTGGCGTGAATGCAGATTTAAAGGCGTTTCAAAATTTAGGTGTATACGGAATGTCTGCAATTACAAGTTTAACGGCACAAAACTCGAGTGGTATTAAAGATGTATTAGAAATACCAGATGATTTTTTAGAAGAGCAGCTTAAAAGTATATTTGATGACACAATTCCATTTGCAATGAAATCCGGAATGATCACGAGCATACCGATGATTGAAATGCTCACGAAATACGTCAAACAGTATCATATACCATTCGTCGTCGATCCGTACATTTTTACACGCGACGGACAGCGTATTATTTCAGAAGAGACGACGAGTGTGTTAAAACAACAATTACTTCATCATGCTGCAGTCGTGACACCGAACATCAACGAAGCAAAATCGTTAACAGGTATTGATATTGAGACTGAAAAAGATATCGAAACAGCAGCGAAAATCTTTTTAAGAGAAATCGGTGTAAAAGCAGTAATTATTAACGATAGTAATATGACTGGTGAAGCGTGTGATTATTTATATACGAAGACGACGTCGTTAAAACTCACTGAAGCAATCGTTCAGACAAAAAATAAGCGTGGAAGTGGCAGTACGTTTTCTGCAGTTATCACGGCAGAGATTGCAAAAGGAAATAGTTTAGAAGACGCGTTTAGAAAAGCGAAGCGATACGTCACTGCTGGTTTAAAAAACAGTCTAGATATCGGTAAAAAGAATGGTCCACTGAATCATTTTATCGACATTACATCATTCGTTTAA
- a CDS encoding M20/M25/M40 family metallo-hydrolase, protein MNGLWQTEESRVELLKTLVKHDSITHSTGEKSFPDLVKSELLKLDYFNTHSDHIYFAHTEDDRRAVLAHYAGNENNDTVVLISHFDTVGIDDFGEYKQHAFSMDKITDIFKSDHTYLNDDAVSDIKTGHYYFGRGSMDMKPGLMLHMSLIEKAALENWDVNLLLVTVPDEEVGSKGMLAAVKKINEIRKEKDLNIVLHLNSEPTFQQAPGNNTHYVYTGTIGKLMPAVYVYGKETHVGNAMNGLSSNYIMSFINKNMEYNKSFIERYEGEETPLPVSLMMRDLKAHYDVQTPFRTVSLYNLFIFKQNASEIFNTFNTIVKESVDEVNEVIQTFDDGIYKEEKVNVNVCTYEELLQQAIDKFGEDKVSELLENISNNQDDHLQCIEAIDKIMMLLRHLGPTVVTFFTPPYYPATNSSEDTLVQNIVETIKETSNTLNRNVEQVHFFNGICDLSYVKYATSYESDRVFSLNTPTFNKTYMIPFEDIKEISAPVLNCGPIGKDAHKVTERLLKPSAFKELPVVLETVIKQYFVK, encoded by the coding sequence ATGAACGGTTTATGGCAAACAGAAGAGAGCCGTGTAGAGTTATTAAAAACACTCGTTAAACATGATTCAATCACACATTCAACAGGAGAGAAAAGTTTTCCAGACTTAGTAAAGAGTGAATTACTCAAACTCGATTATTTTAATACACATAGTGATCACATATATTTTGCGCATACTGAAGATGACCGACGTGCTGTCCTTGCACATTACGCTGGTAATGAAAATAATGATACAGTCGTTTTAATTAGTCACTTCGACACAGTCGGTATCGATGACTTTGGAGAGTATAAACAACATGCATTTAGTATGGATAAAATAACAGATATTTTTAAATCTGATCATACGTACTTAAATGATGATGCCGTATCTGATATTAAAACAGGACACTATTATTTTGGTCGTGGTAGTATGGATATGAAACCAGGTCTTATGCTCCATATGTCTTTAATCGAAAAAGCAGCGCTTGAAAACTGGGACGTAAACTTATTACTCGTTACAGTGCCTGATGAAGAAGTAGGATCTAAAGGAATGTTAGCAGCAGTTAAAAAAATCAATGAAATACGAAAAGAAAAAGATTTAAATATCGTACTTCACTTAAATAGTGAACCGACATTCCAACAAGCACCTGGTAACAATACGCACTACGTATATACTGGAACGATTGGAAAGTTAATGCCTGCAGTGTACGTTTACGGTAAAGAAACGCACGTCGGTAACGCGATGAACGGTTTAAGCTCGAATTACATAATGAGCTTCATCAATAAAAATATGGAATACAACAAATCGTTTATAGAGCGCTATGAGGGTGAAGAAACACCGTTACCTGTTTCGTTGATGATGCGTGATTTAAAGGCGCACTACGACGTTCAAACGCCGTTTAGAACGGTCAGTTTATATAATTTATTTATATTTAAACAAAATGCGAGTGAGATATTTAATACGTTCAACACGATTGTCAAAGAGTCGGTGGATGAGGTAAATGAAGTTATTCAAACGTTTGACGATGGTATTTATAAAGAAGAAAAAGTAAATGTAAACGTCTGTACGTATGAAGAGTTACTTCAACAAGCAATCGATAAATTTGGGGAAGATAAAGTCAGTGAACTACTAGAAAATATTTCAAACAATCAAGACGATCATTTACAATGTATCGAAGCAATCGACAAAATTATGATGTTACTGCGTCATTTAGGACCAACAGTCGTCACGTTTTTCACTCCGCCTTATTATCCAGCAACTAACAGTTCAGAAGATACACTCGTTCAAAATATCGTCGAAACGATAAAAGAAACGAGTAACACATTGAATCGTAACGTTGAACAAGTACATTTCTTTAACGGTATTTGTGACTTAAGTTATGTGAAATACGCGACGAGCTATGAAAGTGATAGAGTATTTAGCTTAAACACTCCGACGTTTAATAAGACGTATATGATACCTTTTGAAGATATTAAAGAAATATCAGCACCGGTATTAAACTGCGGTCCAATCGGTAAAGATGCGCATAAAGTTACAGAGAGATTATTAAAGCCGAGTGCGTTTAAAGAGTTACCTGTCGTATTAGAGACAGTGATTAAACAATATTTTGTAAAGTAA
- a CDS encoding transglycosylase family protein produces the protein MKRTIFALGSVAILASGMGLSTHAKADEPTAKSNEIIAEIAQEYKSSVQSFTAEKKVEKEIALKEELKASELKAEKKAKKKAKDKAKEEKSVEVAYEDTKTNETNYNNEQEETYEETYDDTYDNSNAHASAPVQQASNDGLNWAGLAACESGGNPNIVDASGTYHGLYQFDAGTWQAMGGTGVASQASAEEQTMRAQMLYAQRGAQPWPTCGAYL, from the coding sequence ATGAAACGTACAATTTTTGCATTAGGATCAGTTGCGATATTAGCGAGTGGTATGGGACTTTCAACGCATGCTAAGGCAGATGAACCAACTGCAAAATCAAACGAAATAATTGCTGAAATCGCACAAGAATATAAATCATCAGTTCAATCATTTACAGCTGAGAAAAAAGTAGAAAAAGAAATTGCACTTAAAGAAGAACTAAAAGCAAGCGAATTAAAAGCTGAGAAAAAAGCTAAGAAGAAAGCTAAAGACAAAGCAAAAGAAGAAAAAAGCGTTGAAGTAGCATATGAAGATACTAAAACGAATGAAACAAACTATAACAACGAACAAGAAGAGACATATGAAGAAACATATGATGATACATATGACAATTCTAACGCGCATGCATCAGCACCAGTTCAACAAGCGTCTAACGATGGTTTAAACTGGGCAGGACTTGCAGCGTGTGAATCTGGTGGAAATCCAAACATTGTAGATGCATCAGGAACATATCACGGCCTATATCAATTTGACGCTGGTACATGGCAAGCAATGGGTGGAACAGGTGTTGCATCACAAGCTTCTGCTGAAGAACAAACGATGCGTGCACAAATGTTATACGCTCAACGTGGTGCACAACCTTGGCCAACATGTGGTGCTTACTTATAA
- the fabZ gene encoding 3-hydroxyacyl-ACP dehydratase FabZ produces MLTYDQIKAIIPHRPPFLLIDRIVEITPGEKCVGIKQVSGNEPFFQGHFPEYAVMPGVLIVEALAQTGAVALLQEEQFKGKLAFFAGIDKCRFKHQVTPGDTLELTVEITRVKGPIGKGKAVAKVGDKVACQCEITFAIGDPAE; encoded by the coding sequence ATGTTAACTTATGACCAAATTAAAGCGATTATTCCGCATCGCCCACCATTTTTATTAATCGATCGTATCGTTGAAATTACCCCAGGTGAAAAATGTGTCGGTATTAAACAAGTGTCTGGAAACGAACCATTCTTCCAAGGACACTTCCCTGAATACGCAGTGATGCCTGGAGTGTTAATCGTAGAAGCACTCGCACAAACTGGTGCAGTTGCTTTATTACAAGAAGAACAATTTAAAGGGAAACTTGCATTTTTTGCAGGTATCGATAAGTGTCGCTTTAAACACCAAGTGACACCTGGAGATACTTTAGAATTAACAGTAGAAATTACACGTGTTAAAGGGCCGATTGGTAAAGGTAAAGCTGTTGCCAAAGTCGGAGACAAAGTAGCATGTCAATGTGAAATTACATTTGCAATCGGAGATCCAGCTGAGTAA